The following coding sequences lie in one Enterococcus sp. 9E7_DIV0242 genomic window:
- a CDS encoding helix-turn-helix domain-containing protein, translating to MNAYGIIRTKARMSQADLAEKLQVPTYYISRIERAENPVPTLHYYENFKRVFNVTDEDIKAVRAIE from the coding sequence ATGAATGCTTATGGAATTATCAGAACAAAAGCGAGAATGTCCCAAGCCGATCTGGCTGAAAAGTTACAAGTCCCAACGTACTATATCAGTCGCATTGAACGGGCTGAAAATCCAGTCCCTACACTTCACTATTATGAGAATTTCAAGCGGGTTTTTAACGTCACTGACGAGGATATCAAGGCGGTGAGAGCTATTGAGTAG
- a CDS encoding site-specific integrase yields MIQLWVEQISEKKFKYIERYIDPLTEKKKKVSVTLTSGSRQAWNQANLILNKKIQDKLLIKETLPVTFGELKEKWDKKYKPTVKASSYKTGQTYISLISAYISDDVLVKNVTSNLIQDMLDYYYFEKNLSYNYVIHLKTFTGMIFKFASKRYGLDYNPITGVSLTRKPKTQEDIIREKEGYLSKEEVSELAKYQLLNYKQPRYSLITKFLFLTGIRYGELIALTESDFTGDKIIVSGTYDYDNKIKTTTKNTGSYRSVDLPEDAKIILQQLIDENNAKNDSSDYIFTTRNGKPLSLQSYNLSLRTSAKALSIDKKVSSHMLRHSHISLLTELGIPLKAIMDRVGHEDSKTTLKIYTHTTKNMQNHLIERLDEIQI; encoded by the coding sequence GTGATACAATTGTGGGTTGAACAAATAAGTGAGAAAAAATTTAAGTATATAGAACGTTATATTGATCCATTAACTGAAAAGAAGAAAAAGGTTTCTGTTACGCTTACTAGCGGATCAAGACAGGCGTGGAATCAAGCCAATTTAATCCTAAATAAAAAAATACAAGATAAGCTGTTAATCAAAGAAACGCTTCCTGTTACTTTCGGCGAGCTAAAAGAAAAATGGGACAAAAAATATAAACCTACAGTAAAGGCAAGCTCTTATAAAACTGGCCAAACCTACATTTCTTTAATTTCAGCCTATATCAGCGATGATGTTTTAGTTAAAAATGTTACGAGTAATCTGATACAGGATATGTTGGATTATTATTATTTTGAAAAGAATCTTTCTTATAACTATGTAATTCATTTAAAGACCTTCACCGGTATGATATTCAAGTTTGCGAGTAAACGTTACGGGCTAGATTATAATCCCATTACTGGTGTGTCATTAACCAGAAAGCCTAAAACGCAAGAGGATATAATACGCGAAAAGGAAGGCTACCTTTCAAAAGAAGAAGTAAGCGAGCTGGCAAAATACCAACTTTTAAATTATAAACAGCCAAGATATTCACTCATAACTAAATTCCTCTTTTTAACCGGGATTAGATATGGCGAGTTGATAGCACTTACTGAATCTGATTTCACAGGAGATAAAATAATCGTTTCAGGTACATATGATTATGACAACAAAATAAAAACCACTACAAAAAACACTGGATCGTACCGTAGTGTAGACTTGCCCGAAGATGCTAAAATTATTCTGCAGCAACTGATTGATGAGAATAATGCAAAGAATGATTCAAGTGATTATATTTTTACAACTAGAAATGGAAAGCCTCTGTCTCTTCAGTCCTACAATTTATCCTTGCGTACAAGTGCCAAAGCTCTGTCAATAGATAAAAAGGTTTCTTCACACATGTTGCGACACTCACACATTTCTCTATTGACAGAGCTTGGAATACCACTAAAGGCTATCATGGATAGGGTTGGGCACGAAGACTCTAAAACAACGCTAAAAATATATACTCACACAACCAAAAACATGCAAAACCATTTGATTGAACGGCTAGACGAAATTCAGATATAG
- a CDS encoding DUF1642 domain-containing protein codes for MGKVDEKMRDWKDCLSRYNNNERQNQGVLIRAMLFDLEQIKVEQEELQNRNQFLEKLVELNDETIEKLQDTSKNLTNKLKEQGKAVEIPEFPKHMVEIFDSCRKMSADAIRCFLDLYYQDNNKELNYYFNTNSEKCYFALLTGNYTVKQEQLYYIELPFAKTVNGFGRFAISCKSEKEQIVHTKIDLMPNQKTKFTESEIKAIDERYWPFAVKVEEEKDNG; via the coding sequence TTGGGTAAGGTAGATGAAAAGATGAGAGACTGGAAAGATTGTTTATCGAGATATAACAATAATGAACGGCAAAATCAAGGTGTGCTAATCAGAGCTATGTTATTCGACCTCGAACAGATCAAAGTCGAGCAGGAAGAGCTACAGAATAGAAACCAGTTTTTAGAAAAATTAGTTGAATTGAATGACGAAACCATCGAAAAATTGCAAGATACTTCAAAAAATTTAACTAATAAATTGAAGGAACAGGGCAAGGCTGTTGAGATTCCTGAATTTCCGAAACACATGGTTGAAATATTTGACAGCTGTCGAAAAATGTCAGCTGATGCTATAAGATGTTTCCTTGATTTGTATTACCAAGATAACAATAAAGAGCTGAACTATTATTTCAACACCAATAGTGAGAAATGCTACTTTGCATTATTGACTGGGAATTACACCGTGAAGCAGGAGCAGCTTTACTATATCGAATTGCCATTCGCAAAAACTGTTAATGGGTTTGGACGTTTCGCTATAAGTTGCAAGAGTGAGAAAGAACAAATAGTACACACTAAGATTGATCTTATGCCTAATCAAAAAACAAAATTCACAGAATCAGAAATAAAAGCGATCGACGAGCGTTACTGGCCGTTTGCTGTGAAAGTAGAGGAGGAAAAAGATAATGGATAA
- a CDS encoding DUF2815 family protein — MAKLVKNTTVVTNKVRLGYVELLEPKAFEGQEPKYSAQVMIPKEDTETVNFVKEAIKNAYEAAKGETLKGVKPAGLKTSFRDGDEELNDDGEPKLPGHYFINVSSKRKPAILKVKNGVRIETNDPEEIYSGVYAYVSINMYPYNVSGSKGIAGGLNNVLTLCKGDRFGGGISADEAFGDIEIEDEEDDNADSIFG; from the coding sequence ATGGCGAAATTAGTAAAAAATACAACAGTGGTAACAAACAAAGTGAGATTAGGGTATGTGGAGTTGTTAGAGCCAAAAGCTTTCGAAGGACAAGAACCTAAATATTCAGCTCAAGTCATGATCCCGAAAGAAGATACTGAAACAGTTAATTTTGTAAAAGAAGCAATTAAAAACGCTTATGAAGCTGCCAAAGGAGAAACACTAAAAGGCGTGAAACCTGCTGGCTTGAAAACTTCTTTCCGTGATGGAGACGAAGAGTTAAACGACGACGGTGAGCCTAAGTTACCCGGTCATTATTTTATCAATGTCAGCAGCAAGAGAAAGCCTGCCATTTTGAAAGTGAAAAATGGGGTCAGAATTGAAACAAATGATCCAGAGGAAATTTACTCAGGTGTTTATGCCTATGTATCAATCAACATGTATCCTTACAACGTTTCTGGAAGCAAAGGGATTGCGGGTGGCTTGAATAATGTTCTCACGCTTTGCAAAGGTGATCGCTTCGGCGGAGGTATCTCAGCAGATGAAGCCTTTGGTGATATCGAGATCGAGGACGAAGAGGACGATAACGCTGATAGTATTTTCGGATAA
- a CDS encoding XRE family transcriptional regulator, producing MIYDVVKNLATLRKVSINKIETDLELSSSTISKWNVSIPRADSLDKVARYLGTTSEKILEQSNIQNK from the coding sequence ATGATTTACGATGTGGTAAAAAACTTGGCAACACTTAGAAAAGTATCAATAAACAAAATTGAAACTGATTTAGAATTGTCAAGTTCTACAATTTCTAAATGGAACGTTTCTATCCCAAGAGCTGATTCTTTAGATAAAGTCGCAAGATACCTTGGAACTACTTCTGAAAAAATTTTAGAGCAATCAAATATACAAAATAAGTAA
- a CDS encoding zinc finger-like domain-containing protein: MKAHEIKKLINEWGGYKTLDSIFEYYGKPYKCPNCQGSGFYMKEVVIPNDDPSWFYPPAVRHEKTECPLCNGHGWTEKEYKPKMVQSGWEAEE, encoded by the coding sequence GTGAAGGCCCACGAAATAAAGAAGCTTATAAATGAATGGGGCGGGTATAAAACCCTAGACTCCATTTTCGAATATTACGGAAAACCTTACAAATGTCCGAACTGTCAAGGCAGTGGCTTTTACATGAAAGAGGTTGTTATTCCAAATGATGATCCTTCGTGGTTTTATCCGCCAGCTGTTAGACACGAAAAAACCGAGTGCCCGTTGTGTAATGGTCACGGGTGGACAGAAAAAGAGTACAAGCCAAAGATGGTGCAGAGCGGTTGGGAGGCAGAAGAATGA
- a CDS encoding helix-turn-helix domain-containing protein encodes MSTFLKKKIFRGEKMTVLQRIKELAFEKGISLAEIERSAGLSSGSITKWDKSSPSTDKLLKVATYLHVSMDYLTGNSENVPTETTPEWASEEDILELDKMLDSNVNMSYGGENLTEDEKQRVKDILTGVFWEKLEKKKKLEN; translated from the coding sequence ATGTCAACGTTTTTGAAAAAGAAAATTTTCCGAGGTGAAAAAATGACTGTATTACAAAGAATCAAAGAACTCGCTTTTGAAAAAGGAATTAGCCTTGCAGAGATTGAAAGATCCGCAGGCTTATCTAGTGGTTCAATTACAAAATGGGATAAGAGCTCACCGTCGACTGATAAATTATTGAAAGTTGCTACATACCTTCATGTGTCTATGGATTACTTAACAGGAAATAGCGAAAATGTACCAACTGAAACTACCCCAGAATGGGCATCAGAAGAGGATATTCTCGAGTTGGATAAAATGCTTGATTCAAATGTAAATATGAGTTACGGAGGCGAAAATCTTACAGAAGACGAAAAACAAAGAGTGAAAGATATATTAACTGGCGTTTTTTGGGAAAAGCTCGAAAAGAAAAAGAAACTTGAAAACTGA
- a CDS encoding ImmA/IrrE family metallo-endopeptidase: protein MEIVDLIRSLKKKFGTTDPFVLCEYLNIEVKYVDFLDNPRGRYDTILGDKIIFLSNKIKDSNDRFFICGHELGHGILHSDIASYYSLNSHSKSKTEREANQFSSLLIKELYFEDHDQYPSTVNELSSLYGLPEEYFYFLKTEKAEQCSNTDQLNAPLF, encoded by the coding sequence TTGGAAATAGTCGATCTTATTAGATCATTAAAAAAGAAATTTGGCACCACTGATCCGTTCGTACTTTGCGAATACTTAAATATTGAAGTTAAATATGTTGATTTCTTGGATAACCCAAGAGGGAGATACGATACCATACTCGGGGATAAAATTATTTTTTTAAGTAACAAAATAAAAGATTCAAATGATCGTTTTTTCATATGCGGCCATGAACTAGGGCACGGGATTTTACATTCTGATATTGCCAGTTACTATTCCCTTAACAGCCATTCAAAAAGTAAAACTGAACGAGAAGCAAACCAATTTTCTTCATTGTTGATCAAAGAACTATATTTTGAAGACCATGACCAGTACCCTTCAACAGTTAATGAATTGAGTAGTCTATATGGTTTACCAGAAGAATACTTTTACTTTTTGAAAACAGAAAAAGCCGAACAGTGCAGCAACACTGATCAGCTTAATGCCCCACTATTTTGA
- a CDS encoding nucleoside triphosphate pyrophosphohydrolase family protein, which yields MEGNLREFNEYQDISERTANPHEGEILNYALGVAGEAGEVADLIKKGVFHGHGVDDLELKSELGDLLWYISQLARCYEISLNDIATSNIGKLKQRYPEGFSSEKSINRDR from the coding sequence GTGGAGGGAAACCTTAGGGAATTTAACGAATATCAAGACATATCGGAAAGAACAGCGAACCCTCATGAGGGGGAAATATTAAATTATGCGTTAGGTGTTGCCGGTGAAGCTGGCGAAGTGGCCGATCTCATAAAGAAAGGTGTTTTTCATGGTCATGGTGTAGATGATCTGGAACTTAAAAGTGAATTGGGCGATCTCCTTTGGTATATCTCACAGCTTGCCCGCTGCTATGAAATTTCTTTGAATGATATTGCTACCTCTAACATTGGAAAACTGAAACAGCGTTATCCAGAAGGTTTTAGTTCAGAAAAAAGCATAAACCGGGATAGATAG
- a CDS encoding DNA polymerase gives MKTLNIDIETYSDVDIKFGVYRYVDSPNFEILLFAYSIDGGEVKCVDLAQGEKIPASILNALRSPYTVKVAYNAQFERVCISKYLFEQSLFLSKPWAFQEMLDPRQWRCTMVHACQLGLPMSLGQCAKYINVEEKKDSRGTQLINFFSKPCKPTKSNNNRVRNLPEHDPEKWQLFIDYCIQDVRTEMAIANKLTPFPVLDQEWQIYHLDQEINDNGTGVDREFAEAAISLMNEVAAENMDRLKEVTGLENPNSLKQFKDWLADQGTPFESLGKDLIIAALQADNLPEQVKEALQLRLKLSNGSTKKYIMMDNATCSDNRIHGLLQFYGATRTGRWAGRLLQVQNLPRNYLDDLDYARQLVKDRDREAIEVFYDSVPDTLKQLIRTGLVPQGGRRFVVSDFSAIEARVIAWYAGQDWVLDVFRTHGKIYEATAAQMFHLGEVENYDWKSNEGKEMRQRGKVATLALGYQGAAGALTAMGALDQGISEEELPDIVQRWREANKKIVNFWYGAQRAVVECLAEGGVKRGPKGLKFFKKGGFLFIQLPSGRRLSYAKAHLEEGKYGPAIFYEGQGDKVAFQKLQTYGGKLAENIVQATARDILAEAMIRLDKKNYPIVFHVHDEVVIEMPDKKGALETVNKLMAVNPEWAEGLPLNAEGFVTDYYMKD, from the coding sequence ATGAAAACATTGAATATTGATATAGAAACCTATTCCGATGTCGATATTAAGTTCGGTGTCTATAGATACGTCGATTCCCCGAACTTTGAAATTTTATTATTTGCCTATTCCATTGATGGCGGTGAAGTAAAGTGCGTAGATCTAGCTCAAGGGGAGAAAATCCCGGCTTCTATCTTAAACGCTTTACGTAGTCCTTACACAGTGAAAGTGGCCTATAACGCTCAGTTTGAACGAGTTTGTATAAGCAAGTATCTGTTTGAACAAAGTCTGTTTTTATCTAAGCCTTGGGCCTTTCAGGAAATGTTAGATCCGAGACAGTGGCGCTGTACAATGGTTCATGCTTGCCAGTTAGGGCTTCCAATGAGTTTGGGCCAATGTGCTAAATATATCAATGTGGAAGAGAAGAAAGACAGTCGAGGCACTCAGCTCATAAACTTCTTTTCTAAACCTTGTAAGCCAACAAAATCAAATAATAACCGAGTACGGAATTTACCGGAACATGATCCAGAAAAATGGCAGCTGTTTATTGATTACTGTATTCAAGACGTTCGCACGGAAATGGCGATTGCAAACAAACTGACTCCTTTCCCTGTTCTTGATCAAGAATGGCAAATATATCACCTTGATCAAGAAATCAATGATAATGGGACCGGCGTTGATCGCGAGTTTGCAGAAGCCGCAATCAGTCTAATGAATGAAGTTGCGGCGGAAAACATGGATCGCCTGAAAGAAGTTACAGGGCTAGAAAATCCTAACAGCTTGAAACAGTTCAAGGATTGGCTGGCCGATCAGGGCACCCCATTTGAATCCTTGGGGAAAGATTTAATTATAGCAGCCCTGCAAGCTGATAACCTACCAGAACAAGTGAAAGAAGCTTTACAGTTACGTTTGAAGCTATCAAACGGCAGTACGAAAAAATATATCATGATGGATAATGCCACCTGTTCAGATAATCGGATTCATGGACTATTACAATTTTACGGGGCGACACGAACAGGAAGATGGGCCGGGCGCTTGTTGCAGGTTCAGAACTTGCCTAGAAATTACTTAGATGATTTAGACTACGCCCGCCAGTTGGTAAAGGATCGGGACCGGGAAGCTATAGAAGTTTTTTATGATAGTGTACCTGATACGTTGAAGCAGCTGATCCGGACCGGTTTGGTTCCGCAAGGTGGCCGTCGGTTTGTTGTATCTGACTTTTCAGCAATCGAGGCTCGTGTCATTGCTTGGTATGCTGGACAAGATTGGGTGCTTGATGTTTTCCGCACCCACGGGAAAATTTACGAAGCAACGGCGGCGCAAATGTTCCACCTGGGAGAGGTTGAAAATTACGACTGGAAATCCAACGAAGGCAAAGAAATGCGGCAGCGTGGCAAAGTGGCCACCTTAGCCCTTGGCTATCAGGGTGCCGCTGGTGCCCTTACAGCTATGGGGGCATTAGATCAGGGAATTAGTGAAGAAGAACTGCCGGACATTGTTCAGCGTTGGCGTGAAGCCAACAAAAAGATCGTTAATTTTTGGTATGGAGCCCAGCGGGCAGTTGTTGAATGTTTGGCAGAAGGTGGCGTGAAGAGAGGCCCCAAAGGGTTGAAATTCTTCAAGAAAGGCGGCTTTCTATTTATCCAGCTTCCTAGCGGTCGGCGTTTGTCTTATGCAAAAGCACACCTAGAAGAAGGTAAATATGGTCCAGCTATCTTTTATGAAGGCCAGGGCGATAAGGTAGCCTTCCAGAAATTGCAGACCTATGGCGGAAAGCTGGCGGAAAACATTGTACAAGCCACTGCCAGGGATATTTTAGCCGAGGCCATGATCCGGCTGGACAAGAAAAATTACCCCATTGTGTTTCATGTACATGACGAGGTAGTTATAGAAATGCCCGACAAAAAAGGAGCCCTGGAAACAGTCAATAAATTAATGGCCGTGAACCCAGAATGGGCGGAAGGGCTGCCGTTAAATGCCGAAGGCTTTGTAACAGATTATTATATGAAAGATTAA
- a CDS encoding DUF2800 domain-containing protein has protein sequence MSSPEVHAKLSASGAKRWLGCTPSARMEESFSDSSSIYAEEGTAAHSLAELKLKVETGKIKKPAFNIRYKRFKRENSYFNPAMDDYVDEYVALVLEHYHALTNPVIELEVKVDFSEWVPGGFGTSDVVITSDKVLEVIDLKYGKGIPVSAENNPQIMLYGLGAYAAYDMIYDFELIRMTIVQPRLGDISTFEMSVADLLQWANEYVKPRAELAENGKGEFYPSEETCQWCKAKAVCKARAQKNLEIAQYEFQDPDMLSPEDISNILGQSKEIENWLKAVKDYSLTGVRDHGLVVPGWKLVEGRSNRVITDVDAVSLLLDVEGYEEDQIFNPQSLKGLTELEKVVGKKYLTELVGDYIMKPTGSPVLVVESDKRPALSSVASAIEEFEGIEADE, from the coding sequence TTGAGTAGCCCAGAGGTTCATGCAAAACTAAGCGCTTCTGGGGCTAAACGGTGGCTCGGCTGCACACCTTCTGCACGGATGGAGGAAAGCTTTTCTGATAGCTCGTCGATCTATGCAGAAGAGGGCACAGCCGCCCACAGTTTAGCTGAGCTGAAGCTTAAAGTAGAAACAGGGAAGATTAAGAAGCCTGCTTTTAATATCCGCTATAAGCGATTTAAGCGGGAAAATAGTTACTTTAATCCAGCGATGGATGATTACGTGGACGAGTATGTCGCACTTGTGCTGGAACACTATCACGCGTTGACCAATCCAGTTATTGAGTTAGAGGTAAAAGTCGATTTCAGTGAGTGGGTACCTGGTGGCTTTGGTACTTCTGATGTTGTGATCACCAGTGACAAAGTTCTTGAGGTCATTGATCTGAAATACGGCAAAGGGATTCCGGTATCTGCTGAGAATAATCCACAGATCATGCTTTATGGGTTAGGGGCTTATGCTGCCTATGATATGATCTATGATTTTGAATTGATCCGTATGACGATTGTGCAGCCTCGTTTGGGCGATATATCCACCTTTGAAATGTCCGTGGCTGATCTCCTGCAATGGGCGAATGAATACGTCAAACCTAGAGCTGAACTGGCTGAGAATGGAAAAGGCGAGTTCTATCCAAGCGAAGAAACTTGTCAATGGTGTAAAGCGAAAGCTGTTTGTAAGGCACGGGCTCAGAAGAATCTTGAAATTGCACAGTACGAGTTCCAAGATCCTGACATGTTAAGCCCAGAAGATATCAGTAACATTTTAGGGCAATCAAAAGAAATCGAGAACTGGCTTAAAGCTGTAAAAGACTACAGTTTAACCGGCGTTCGTGATCATGGGCTAGTCGTGCCAGGTTGGAAACTGGTAGAGGGGCGCAGTAATCGAGTAATCACAGATGTTGATGCGGTCAGCCTATTACTTGATGTAGAAGGCTATGAAGAAGATCAGATTTTCAACCCCCAGTCACTAAAAGGGCTGACTGAATTAGAAAAAGTGGTAGGTAAAAAGTATCTGACAGAACTGGTTGGCGATTACATCATGAAGCCGACAGGCTCACCTGTATTGGTGGTTGAATCAGACAAGCGCCCAGCGCTTTCAAGTGTAGCCTCAGCAATAGAAGAATTCGAAGGGATTGAAGCGGATGAATAA
- a CDS encoding ABC transporter ATP-binding protein produces the protein MTDLIKASKFFYHYLKKYKLSFLIIFITIIAATYLQVKAPQFIGEAIEELTKYVFALSQGVDDKSAFINVIQKLLIFYVLTSAANFVYSILFTQVVGKSTNRMRIGLFNKLEKLTIRFFDSHKDGEILSRFTSDLDNIQNSLNQALLQVLTNVALIVGVLIMMFRQNVELAWATIASTPVAVLIAVVIIQKARKYVDIQQDEVGKLNGYMDEKISGQRVIITYGLQEETIDGFVKHNKKVREATFKGQVYSGLLFPMMQGMSLVNTAIVIFFGGWLALNGDVERAAGLGLIVMFVQYSQQYYQPLMQISSGYSMIQLAVTGARRINEMFDEPDEVDPENGKQITGVHESVSLNHVDFGYDSDVPILKDVSINVNKGEMVALVGPTGSGKTTIMNLLNRFYDVNNGSVTFDGTDIREIELSSLRSHVGIVLQDSVLFSGTIKENISFGKPEATDAEVFEAAKQANIHDFILALEKGYETEITEENNVFSTGQKQLISIARTILTNPSLLILDEATSNVDTVTEAKIQKAMDEAIRGRTSFVIAHRLKTILNADRIVVLRNGEVIEEGNHHELLKQHGFYSELYHNQFVLE, from the coding sequence ATGACTGATTTGATTAAAGCAAGTAAATTCTTCTATCATTATCTGAAGAAGTACAAGCTGTCCTTTCTGATTATTTTTATTACAATCATTGCGGCTACCTATCTACAGGTAAAAGCTCCACAGTTTATTGGAGAAGCCATTGAAGAGCTGACCAAGTATGTGTTTGCTCTGAGCCAGGGAGTCGATGATAAGAGTGCGTTTATCAATGTAATTCAAAAGCTATTGATATTCTATGTATTGACTAGTGCAGCGAACTTTGTTTACAGTATCCTCTTTACTCAAGTAGTAGGAAAATCAACGAATCGTATGCGAATCGGTTTGTTCAATAAATTAGAAAAGCTGACGATTCGTTTCTTTGATTCTCATAAGGATGGCGAGATATTAAGCCGTTTTACCAGTGATTTGGATAATATCCAAAATAGTCTGAATCAGGCGCTGTTGCAAGTGCTAACGAATGTGGCACTGATTGTCGGTGTATTGATTATGATGTTCCGACAAAACGTTGAACTAGCATGGGCAACGATAGCATCTACACCGGTAGCTGTTTTGATAGCTGTAGTAATTATTCAAAAAGCAAGAAAATATGTGGATATTCAACAGGACGAAGTCGGAAAACTGAATGGCTATATGGATGAAAAAATCAGCGGCCAGCGCGTGATCATTACCTATGGGTTACAGGAAGAAACGATTGATGGTTTTGTTAAGCATAATAAAAAGGTTCGAGAAGCAACGTTTAAGGGCCAGGTTTATTCTGGTCTGTTGTTTCCAATGATGCAGGGAATGTCATTAGTCAACACAGCAATCGTGATTTTCTTTGGTGGTTGGTTGGCGCTGAATGGCGATGTGGAACGCGCAGCAGGTCTGGGCTTGATCGTTATGTTTGTCCAATACTCTCAACAGTATTATCAGCCATTGATGCAGATTTCTTCCGGCTACAGCATGATTCAGCTCGCTGTAACAGGGGCGCGTCGAATCAATGAAATGTTTGATGAACCTGATGAAGTTGATCCTGAAAATGGTAAGCAAATCACTGGTGTTCATGAGTCCGTCTCATTAAATCATGTTGATTTCGGTTATGATTCCGATGTACCGATTCTGAAAGATGTATCAATCAATGTAAACAAGGGCGAAATGGTTGCACTCGTCGGACCTACGGGCTCTGGGAAAACGACAATCATGAATTTACTGAATCGTTTTTATGATGTAAATAATGGCTCAGTTACTTTTGATGGAACAGATATCAGAGAAATTGAGTTGAGTAGTCTGCGCTCCCATGTCGGGATTGTGCTACAGGATTCTGTACTGTTTTCCGGAACAATTAAAGAAAATATATCCTTTGGTAAACCAGAGGCAACCGATGCAGAGGTTTTTGAGGCGGCAAAACAAGCGAATATTCATGATTTCATTCTTGCACTTGAAAAAGGTTATGAGACAGAGATCACTGAAGAAAACAATGTCTTTAGTACGGGGCAAAAGCAGTTGATCAGTATAGCTCGTACGATTCTGACCAATCCATCTTTACTGATTCTGGATGAAGCAACTAGTAATGTAGATACGGTGACAGAAGCGAAAATTCAGAAAGCAATGGATGAAGCGATCAGAGGGCGGACTAGCTTCGTGATTGCCCATCGGTTGAAAACTATTTTGAATGCCGATCGAATCGTTGTTCTACGAAACGGTGAAGTGATTGAAGAAGGGAATCATCATGAGCTGCTGAAACAGCATGGTTTCTATTCAGAGTTATACCACAATCAATTTGTATTAGAATAA